The following proteins come from a genomic window of Synechococcus sp. BIOS-E4-1:
- the rpsP gene encoding 30S ribosomal protein S16 encodes MIKLRLKRFGKKREASFRLVACNSTSRRDGRPLQELGYYNPRTKETRLDAEALRERLSQGAQPTDVVRTLLEKGGLIEKKVRPAEVVGKAKQALKREADAKQAAKDAAEAKAAAAQAEQPAGDDAASAEG; translated from the coding sequence ATGATCAAGCTCCGCCTGAAGCGGTTCGGTAAGAAGCGGGAAGCAAGCTTCCGCCTAGTGGCCTGCAACAGCACTTCACGCCGTGATGGTCGTCCTCTTCAGGAGCTGGGTTATTACAACCCCCGCACCAAAGAGACCCGTCTGGATGCAGAGGCACTGCGTGAGCGACTGAGCCAGGGCGCTCAGCCCACCGATGTCGTCCGCACCCTGCTTGAAAAGGGTGGTTTGATCGAGAAGAAAGTCCGCCCGGCAGAAGTGGTCGGCAAGGCCAAGCAGGCTCTCAAGCGTGAAGCTGATGCCAAACAGGCTGCCAAGGATGCGGCTGAGGCCAAGGCCGCTGCAGCTCAAGCTGAGCAACCAGCTGGAGATGACGCAGCCAGCGCTGAAGGCTGA
- a CDS encoding sugar porter family MFS transporter, which produces MQHRTAEEQKRVFAILSIAITAALGGFLFGYDTAVINGAVSAIEATFQTSASLLGLTVSSALLGSAAGALGAGWLADRFGRRPSMVLAAVLFILSAVGSALAPGLVDLVVWRVVGGVAVGFASVLAPAYIAEVSPAAMRGRTGSLQQLAIVLGIFISLLFNYLIVLVTSDQEPTSLVGPMAAWRWMLMAEVVPALLYGFLVLRIPESPRYLVQIGHLDQARAVIRRTIGEPTQEVIDRIQSSQGKGGGGSIKDLFSRRSGLLPIVWTGVLLAIFQQLVGINVIFYYSSELWQSVGFSTTESLSVTVITAVTNVVTTFLAIATIDRLGRRPLLLLGSVVITVSLGLMSWTFSGAPVVDGMPQLTGVPSLVALISANVFVFAFGFSWGPVMWVLLGEMFNNRIRAIALGLSATVNWLANFLISTTFPMLLKSSGPALAYGLYATAGAISFFFVLFLVQETRGKELEEMA; this is translated from the coding sequence ATGCAACATCGCACTGCAGAAGAACAAAAGCGGGTTTTCGCGATCCTGAGCATTGCCATCACCGCTGCACTGGGTGGTTTCCTGTTCGGATATGACACTGCTGTGATCAATGGTGCGGTGAGCGCCATTGAGGCCACATTCCAGACCTCGGCATCCTTGCTGGGACTCACCGTGTCTTCGGCGCTTTTGGGTTCCGCCGCTGGAGCCTTGGGGGCCGGCTGGCTGGCTGACCGTTTCGGACGTCGACCCAGCATGGTGCTCGCAGCCGTGCTGTTCATCCTCAGTGCCGTCGGTTCGGCTCTGGCGCCAGGGCTGGTGGACCTGGTGGTCTGGCGAGTGGTTGGTGGAGTTGCCGTGGGATTCGCCAGTGTGCTCGCTCCGGCCTACATCGCTGAGGTCTCCCCAGCGGCGATGCGCGGACGCACCGGCTCTCTCCAGCAGCTGGCCATTGTGCTCGGCATCTTTATTTCGCTGCTGTTCAACTATCTGATCGTGCTGGTCACATCTGACCAGGAGCCCACATCGCTTGTGGGCCCGATGGCGGCCTGGCGCTGGATGTTGATGGCGGAGGTGGTTCCGGCTCTGTTGTATGGCTTTTTGGTTTTGCGGATTCCTGAAAGTCCCCGCTACCTGGTTCAGATCGGACATCTGGATCAGGCCAGAGCGGTGATCCGTCGCACGATTGGCGAACCCACCCAGGAGGTGATTGATCGCATTCAGTCCAGCCAAGGCAAGGGCGGTGGCGGTTCGATCAAAGATCTTTTCAGTCGTCGATCCGGACTGCTCCCGATCGTGTGGACGGGGGTCCTGCTGGCGATCTTCCAGCAGTTGGTCGGTATCAATGTGATCTTCTACTACTCCAGCGAGCTGTGGCAGTCGGTGGGTTTTAGCACCACCGAAAGTCTCAGCGTCACCGTGATCACAGCTGTGACCAATGTGGTGACCACGTTTCTGGCCATCGCCACCATCGACCGCCTAGGTCGACGTCCGCTGCTGCTGCTGGGGTCAGTGGTGATCACGGTCAGCCTGGGGCTGATGAGCTGGACGTTCTCCGGAGCGCCCGTTGTGGATGGAATGCCTCAGCTAACGGGAGTCCCATCGCTGGTTGCGCTGATTTCAGCGAATGTGTTCGTGTTTGCGTTTGGATTCTCCTGGGGACCTGTGATGTGGGTCCTGCTCGGTGAGATGTTCAACAACCGCATCAGAGCAATCGCGCTGGGGTTGTCGGCCACTGTGAACTGGCTTGCGAACTTCCTGATCTCCACGACTTTCCCGATGCTGTTGAAGTCCTCAGGTCCAGCGCTCGCCTATGGGCTCTACGCCACAGCCGGTGCGATCTCATTCTTCTTCGTGCTGTTTCTGGTTCAGGAGACCCGTGGTAAGGAACTGGAGGAAATGGCCTGA
- a CDS encoding PhoH family protein — protein MSEATSPGRFVFDLPHTEAALALAGGPTSQTLRQLEALTGTTLVLRGLQLEISGRPNQLERTAAVVELLRKFWEEGESISPVDLQSALQALDTGRNHEHEAMGQQVLARNQRGSLLRPRTLRQKAYVESMERHDLTFALGPAGTGKTFLATVLAVRMLTERKVERLVLTRPAVEAGERLGFLPGDLQQKVDPYLRPLYDALHMLLGQEKTAALLEKGVIEVAPLAYMRGRTLAESFVILDEAQNTTPAQMRMVLTRLGERSRMVVTGDITQVDLPPGQLSGLVEASEVLDGVEGVAVCRLTSADVVRHPLVQRVVDAYARRDKSNPRRDARPVRRSMGRSAPV, from the coding sequence ATGTCCGAGGCAACCTCACCCGGTCGCTTCGTTTTTGATCTGCCGCATACAGAGGCTGCGCTCGCTCTGGCGGGTGGTCCTACTTCACAGACGCTGCGTCAACTCGAGGCTCTGACGGGAACCACTCTGGTTTTGCGAGGACTGCAACTGGAGATCAGCGGTCGCCCCAACCAGCTGGAACGCACTGCTGCTGTTGTTGAGCTGCTGCGCAAGTTCTGGGAAGAGGGTGAATCCATTTCGCCGGTAGATCTTCAGTCGGCGCTGCAGGCGCTTGACACTGGCCGCAATCATGAACATGAAGCCATGGGCCAGCAGGTTCTGGCACGCAACCAGCGTGGCAGTCTGTTGCGCCCGCGAACGCTGCGTCAGAAGGCGTACGTGGAGTCGATGGAGCGTCACGATCTCACTTTCGCGCTCGGTCCTGCAGGCACAGGTAAAACGTTTTTGGCAACAGTTTTGGCTGTCCGCATGCTCACCGAGCGCAAGGTGGAGCGGTTGGTGCTGACCAGGCCTGCAGTGGAAGCAGGCGAACGACTGGGATTTTTGCCCGGTGATCTTCAGCAGAAAGTGGATCCCTATCTGCGTCCGCTCTACGACGCCCTGCACATGCTGCTTGGACAGGAGAAAACAGCAGCACTGCTGGAAAAGGGGGTGATTGAGGTGGCCCCTCTGGCCTACATGCGCGGCCGAACCCTGGCCGAATCGTTTGTGATCCTCGATGAGGCGCAGAACACCACTCCGGCTCAGATGCGCATGGTGCTGACTCGTCTCGGAGAGCGTTCCCGCATGGTTGTCACTGGAGACATCACCCAGGTGGATCTTCCGCCCGGCCAGCTCAGCGGTTTGGTGGAAGCTTCAGAGGTTCTTGATGGGGTCGAGGGGGTGGCTGTCTGCCGTTTGACGTCGGCTGATGTGGTGCGGCATCCGCTCGTGCAGCGCGTCGTAGATGCCTACGCACGGCGTGACAAGAGCAACCCCCGTCGGGATGCCAGGCCGGTGCGGCGTTCAATGGGGAGATCCGCACCGGTTTGA
- a CDS encoding Bax inhibitor-1 family protein → MPASSNFQNAIRDAQSSALVGPNVVNKALPYVGGGMALTAAGVVGGMATMGSIGFSAFNTLSLVAIIPWFILFFVAQNAANKGNNGTALPLMATFSLLTGFTLTGLVVQAIAVAGVASIGIAALATGLTFVIASVVGRRMSDSVGQALSAAVGLGLMGLIIAMLGIFVAGFFIPGIYAATNLAIAGFGTVLFVGMAFVDFYTMPRTYRDDQYLAGALGMYLTYINLFIFILRLVIALQGGGRRD, encoded by the coding sequence ATGCCAGCCAGCAGCAACTTCCAAAACGCCATCCGCGATGCGCAATCCAGCGCACTGGTGGGACCCAATGTGGTCAACAAAGCCCTTCCATACGTAGGCGGTGGCATGGCCCTGACGGCTGCAGGAGTGGTTGGTGGAATGGCCACGATGGGGTCCATCGGATTCTCTGCCTTCAACACCTTGTCGTTGGTGGCAATCATTCCCTGGTTCATTCTTTTCTTTGTGGCTCAGAATGCCGCCAACAAGGGCAACAACGGTACGGCGCTGCCGCTGATGGCCACCTTCAGTCTGCTCACCGGCTTCACGCTCACTGGTCTTGTGGTGCAGGCGATTGCCGTTGCAGGTGTTGCCTCGATCGGGATTGCTGCGCTTGCCACGGGTCTCACTTTTGTCATCGCCTCGGTGGTTGGTCGCCGCATGAGCGACAGCGTCGGTCAGGCTTTATCGGCTGCTGTCGGCCTCGGCCTGATGGGGCTGATCATTGCGATGCTCGGCATCTTCGTTGCCGGATTCTTTATCCCTGGCATCTATGCAGCCACCAACCTGGCCATTGCTGGATTTGGCACGGTGCTGTTCGTCGGTATGGCCTTTGTTGATTTCTATACGATGCCCCGCACCTATCGGGATGATCAATATCTTGCTGGCGCTCTGGGGATGTACCTCACATATATCAACCTGTTCATCTTCATCCTGCGTCTTGTCATTGCGCTGCAGGGTGGCGGCCGCCGCGACTGA